A single region of the Hoeflea prorocentri genome encodes:
- a CDS encoding sulfite exporter TauE/SafE family protein — protein sequence MPTDFIFYAAAVPAVILVGLSKGGLGGAFALMGVPILALVISPVQAAAILLPIMIVMDIFSLWIWRHYNDATTLKVMLPGAMIGIGIGWLTASLVSTELIRLLVGLIAIWFVGLYVYERYKARRGKEPPPRPQQPVKGTFWATISGFTSFVTHAGGPPFQIYTLPLRLDPKVYVGTSTRYFAIVNAVKLIPYFALGQFDASNLSASFVLMPLAPLATLAGAWIVKRLRPEVFYPLMYLTILATSVKLVADGMNALLH from the coding sequence ATGCCCACAGATTTCATCTTCTACGCAGCAGCCGTTCCTGCCGTAATCCTCGTCGGACTGTCCAAGGGTGGTCTTGGCGGCGCCTTTGCGCTGATGGGTGTCCCGATCCTGGCACTGGTCATATCGCCCGTCCAGGCCGCCGCGATCTTGCTGCCGATCATGATCGTCATGGATATTTTCAGCCTTTGGATCTGGCGTCACTACAATGACGCAACAACGCTGAAGGTAATGTTGCCCGGCGCCATGATCGGTATCGGTATCGGCTGGCTGACCGCTTCGCTGGTGTCAACGGAACTGATCCGGCTCCTCGTTGGCCTCATCGCCATCTGGTTCGTTGGTCTATACGTCTACGAACGCTACAAGGCACGTCGCGGCAAGGAGCCACCACCCAGGCCCCAACAGCCTGTCAAGGGCACATTCTGGGCGACAATTTCCGGCTTCACCAGTTTCGTCACCCACGCCGGCGGGCCGCCGTTCCAGATCTACACCTTGCCGCTGCGCCTTGATCCCAAAGTCTATGTCGGCACCAGCACCCGCTACTTTGCGATCGTCAATGCGGTCAAGCTGATCCCCTATTTTGCCCTTGGCCAGTTTGACGCCAGCAATTTGAGCGCATCATTTGTCCTGATGCCACTGGCGCCGCTGGCAACACTCGCCGGGGCCTGGATCGTCAAACGCCTGCGTCCCGAGGTTTTCTATCCGCTGATGTACCTGACGATCCTGGCGACATCGGTCAAACTTGTTGCAGATGGCATGAATGCGCTATTGCACTGA
- a CDS encoding thiamine phosphate synthase encodes MSDIENRCRLVLIAPPMDDPDAARELIAGALRGGDVASVILPQYGLDERAFQDVAEAVVPLVQKAGAAAMVAGDSRIAARSKADGLHVDGGRDVLADAIERFSPGMMVGAGRAKDRHSALEIGELRPDYVFFGKLDGDIKAEPHPRNLALAEWWASMVEIPCIVMGGRDISSVVEIAQSGAEFVALRDAVFAEPGAAAIKVTEANALLDEKAPRFGD; translated from the coding sequence ATGTCAGATATTGAAAACAGGTGCAGGCTTGTTCTGATCGCACCACCCATGGACGACCCCGACGCTGCGCGCGAACTCATTGCCGGCGCGCTGCGCGGCGGAGATGTCGCGTCGGTCATTCTTCCGCAATATGGACTTGACGAACGCGCTTTTCAGGACGTTGCGGAGGCGGTTGTGCCGCTGGTGCAGAAAGCCGGGGCAGCAGCGATGGTCGCAGGAGACAGCAGGATAGCCGCGCGCTCGAAGGCGGATGGGCTGCATGTCGACGGCGGCCGGGATGTGCTTGCGGACGCGATCGAGCGTTTTTCTCCCGGCATGATGGTCGGCGCGGGCAGGGCCAAGGATCGCCATTCAGCCCTTGAGATCGGTGAATTGCGGCCCGATTACGTGTTTTTCGGGAAACTGGACGGCGACATCAAGGCCGAACCGCATCCCAGGAACCTGGCGCTTGCCGAGTGGTGGGCCTCAATGGTGGAAATTCCATGCATCGTCATGGGCGGGCGGGACATTTCATCGGTGGTTGAGATTGCGCAAAGCGGAGCAGAGTTCGTCGCGCTGCGGGACGCCGTCTTTGCCGAACCCGGTGCGGCGGCCATCAAGGTCACTGAGGCGAACGCGCTGCTCGACGAAAAAGCGCCACGGTTTGGAGATTAG